The following proteins come from a genomic window of Tenebrio molitor chromosome 9, icTenMoli1.1, whole genome shotgun sequence:
- the LOC138139085 gene encoding alaserpin-like: protein MKTAFILLSMLLSVFGDEVQESFTGINNLFTAGVYREVSKTVKENVLVSPFSAEVALALALSGAEGPTAEEIRTTLHLPNNPDLILKTFKSLLTSLEHHDQDYHLRNVNKIYLNKNFAIKNDFRNTALSVFGADLENVEFSQSVEAAKTINHWVEKQTENKIHDLVDPANLNDFTRSILINALYFQANWTNQFKNYFTIKEKFHPTTKDVVQVEMMTDFENDYNYYASEELEASFLEMPFEGEEASITFVLPDAVDGLADLEQQIDQVFIKPNYTSAGVFVSIPKFKIESSLDFKEILGNMGVRKAFTPGEAEFSGISDEELVVNNFVQKTFIRVNEEGVEAAASDFEDTTDYSGTNITEYFLADHPFIFYIKIKELIVFVGKVLNPVF from the exons ATGAAGACTGCTTTTATTTTACTCTCGATGCTACTGTCAGTTTTCGGAGATGAGGTCCAAGAGTCCTTTACAGGCATTAACAACTTGTTCACCGCAggtgtatacagg gaAGTATCGAAAACTGTTAAAGAAAACGTCTTGGTGAGTCCGTTCTCAGCCGAGGTCGCCTTAGCCCTAGCCCTATCCGGTGCAGAGGGCCCCACAGCCGAAGAAATTCGAACCACCTTGCATCTCCCCAACAACCCAGATTTGATTTTGAAGACATTCAAATCTTTACTGACCAGTTTGGAGCACCACGATCAAGATTACCATTTGCGAAATGTGAACAAGATATACTTGAACAAGAATTTCGCgatcaaaaatgattttcGCAACACTGCCCTTTCCGTGTTTGGTGCCGACTTGGAGAACGTAGAGTTTTCGCAAAGTGTTGAAGCTGCCAAAACCATCAACCACTGGGTGgagaaacaaacagaaaacAAAATCCACGATCTGGTAGATCCGGCGAATCTAAATGACTTCACCAGGTCTATTCTGATTAATGCGTTGTACTTCCAAGCGAACTGGACTAACCAGTTCAAGAACTATTTCACTATAAAGGAAAAATTTCATCCGACGACCAAAGATGTGGTCCAAGTAGAGATGATGACTGACTTTGAAAATGACTATAATTACTACGCAAGTGAAGAACTGGAGGCGTCATTCTTGGAGATGCCATTTGAAGGCGAAGAAGCCTCGATCACTTTCGTTTTACCGGATGCGGTCGATGGGTTGGCCGATCTCGAACAACAAATCGACCAAGTCTTTATTAAACCTAATTACACTAGTGCAGGTGTCTTTGTATCTATTCCCAAATTCAAAATCGAGAGTAGTTTGGACTTCAAGGAAATTCTAGGCAAC ATGGGTGTGAGGAAAGCTTTTACACCAGGCGAAGCCGAATTTAGTGGGATTAGTGATGAAGAACTGGTAGTTAACAATTTTGTTCAGAAGACGTTCATCAGAGTGAACGAAGAGGGGGTTGAAGCTGCAGCTTCAGATTTTGAAG atACCACGGATTACAGTGGAACTAACATCACGGAGTATTTCCTCGCAGACCAtccctttattttttatatcaaaataaaagaattaattgtttttgtcGGTAAAGTGTTGAATCCTGTGTTTTAA